In one Arthrobacter jinronghuae genomic region, the following are encoded:
- the ilvN gene encoding acetolactate synthase small subunit, translated as MARHTLSVLVEDVPGVLTRVASLFARRAFNINSLAVGPSEVPGMSRITVVVDAEGDLLEQVTKQLNKLINVIKIVELVPDSSVQRDHILVKVRADAATRLQVTQAAELFRASIVDVSTDSLIVEATGTADKLNALLSVLEPFGIREIVQSGTLAVARGSKSMSDRALRSA; from the coding sequence ATGGCCCGCCACACCCTTTCCGTGCTGGTAGAAGATGTTCCCGGCGTGCTGACCCGGGTCGCCTCGTTGTTCGCCCGCCGGGCATTCAACATCAATTCCCTCGCCGTGGGCCCGTCGGAGGTGCCGGGCATGTCCCGCATCACCGTGGTGGTCGACGCCGAAGGTGACCTGCTCGAGCAGGTCACCAAACAGCTGAACAAGCTCATCAACGTCATCAAGATTGTCGAGCTGGTTCCAGATTCTTCCGTGCAGCGGGACCACATCCTGGTCAAGGTCCGCGCGGATGCCGCAACCCGGCTGCAGGTAACCCAGGCAGCCGAGCTGTTCCGCGCCTCGATAGTGGACGTCTCCACCGACTCGCTCATCGTCGAGGCAACAGGCACCGCCGACAAGCTCAACGCACTGCTCTCGGTGCTCGAGCCCTTCGGCATCCGCGAAATAGTCCAATCCGGAACCCTCGCCGTTGCACGCGGCTCAAAATCCATGAGCGACCGCGCGCTGCGCAGCGCCTGA
- the ilvC gene encoding ketol-acid reductoisomerase, with the protein MTDMYYDDDADLSIIQGRTVAVIGYGSQGHAHALSLRDSGVDVRVGLKEGSASRAKAEAEGLRVLNVADAVAEADLIMVLTPDQVQRFVYAEEIAPNLQAGDALFFGHGFNIRYGYIQPPADVDVALVAPKGPGHIVRREFEAGRGVPDLIAVEQNPSGTAKELALSYAKAIGGTRAGVIETTFTEETETDLFGEQAVLCGGASQLIQYGFETLTEAGYQPEVAYFEVLHELKLIVDLMVEGGIAKQRWSVSDTAEYGDYVSGPRVIDEHVKENMKAVLADIQNGAFAKRFIDDQDAGAPEFKALRKKGEDHPIESTGRELRKLFSWIKNDDDYTEGSVAR; encoded by the coding sequence GTGACTGACATGTATTACGACGACGACGCTGACCTGTCGATCATCCAGGGCCGTACCGTCGCCGTCATCGGCTACGGAAGCCAGGGCCACGCCCACGCCCTCAGCCTGCGCGACTCCGGTGTGGACGTCCGCGTGGGCCTCAAGGAAGGTTCCGCCTCGCGTGCCAAGGCCGAGGCCGAGGGCCTGCGCGTGCTGAACGTGGCGGACGCCGTCGCCGAAGCGGACCTGATCATGGTGCTTACGCCTGACCAGGTGCAGCGGTTCGTCTACGCGGAGGAAATCGCCCCGAACCTGCAGGCCGGCGACGCCCTGTTCTTCGGCCACGGCTTCAACATCCGCTACGGCTACATCCAGCCGCCGGCCGACGTCGACGTCGCGCTCGTGGCACCCAAGGGCCCGGGCCACATTGTGCGCCGCGAATTCGAAGCCGGACGCGGCGTCCCGGACCTGATCGCCGTCGAGCAGAACCCCTCCGGAACCGCCAAGGAACTGGCCCTGTCCTACGCCAAGGCCATCGGCGGCACCCGAGCCGGTGTCATCGAAACCACCTTCACCGAAGAAACGGAAACGGACCTCTTCGGCGAGCAGGCAGTGCTCTGCGGCGGCGCGTCGCAGCTGATCCAGTACGGCTTCGAAACCCTGACCGAGGCCGGCTACCAGCCGGAGGTCGCGTACTTCGAGGTGCTGCACGAACTGAAGCTGATTGTGGACCTGATGGTGGAAGGCGGCATCGCCAAGCAGCGCTGGAGCGTCTCCGACACAGCCGAATACGGCGACTACGTCTCCGGCCCGCGTGTCATCGACGAGCACGTGAAGGAAAACATGAAGGCCGTCCTCGCGGACATCCAGAACGGTGCCTTCGCCAAGCGCTTCATCGATGACCAGGACGCCGGCGCTCCCGAGTTCAAGGCCCTGCGCAAGAAGGGCGAGGACCACCCCATCGAATCCACCGGCCGCGAACTGCGCAAGCTCTTCTCCTGGATCAAGAACGACGACGATTACACCGAGGGTTCGGTAGCCCGCTAG
- the serA gene encoding phosphoglycerate dehydrogenase: MSATKPVVLLAEELSPATVEALGPDFDIRTTDGADRSQLLSAIADVDAILVRSATQVDAEAIAAARNLKVIARAGVGLDNVDIKAATQAGVMVVNAPTSNIISAAELTVGHIVSLARNIPQASAALKNGEWKRSKYSGTELFEKKIGIIGLGRIGALVAARMQGFGTEILAYDPYVTSARAAQLNVRLVSLDELLAESDFVTIHMPKTPETLGMLGAEAFEKMKDTAYVVNVARGGLVDEAALFEALQAGKIAGAGVDVFVKEPSTDLPFFALDNVVVTPHLGASTAEAQEKAGISVAKSVRLALAGELVPDAVNVAGGVIAEDVRPGIPLIEKLGRIFTALASDSVTAIDIEVAGEIAALDVKALELAALKGIFTDIVSEQVSYVNAPVLAEQRGIEVRLLTTPDVDDYRNLLTIRGALSDGTRLEVAGTLTGPKQIQKLVGVNGYDLEIPISEHLVVLLYQDRPGVIGALGRVLGEKDINIAGMQVARNSEGGQALSLLTVDSSVPQDVLEALKLEIGATVAREVDLQD, from the coding sequence GTGTCTGCCACCAAACCAGTCGTACTCCTTGCGGAGGAACTCTCGCCCGCCACCGTCGAGGCCCTGGGCCCCGATTTCGACATCCGGACCACCGACGGCGCCGACCGCTCCCAGCTCCTGTCCGCGATTGCCGACGTCGACGCCATCCTCGTGCGTTCCGCCACGCAGGTGGACGCCGAGGCGATCGCCGCCGCCAGGAACCTCAAGGTGATTGCCCGGGCGGGCGTGGGCCTGGACAACGTGGATATCAAGGCCGCCACGCAGGCCGGCGTGATGGTGGTCAACGCGCCGACGTCGAACATCATCTCTGCGGCGGAACTTACGGTGGGGCACATCGTGTCCCTGGCCCGGAACATCCCTCAGGCCAGCGCCGCCCTGAAGAACGGCGAGTGGAAGCGTTCCAAGTACAGCGGCACCGAACTGTTCGAAAAGAAGATCGGCATCATCGGACTGGGCCGTATCGGCGCACTGGTGGCCGCCCGGATGCAGGGTTTCGGCACCGAGATCCTCGCCTATGACCCGTATGTCACCTCCGCACGTGCCGCCCAGCTGAATGTCCGGCTGGTGTCCCTCGACGAACTGCTCGCCGAGTCCGACTTCGTCACCATCCACATGCCCAAGACCCCCGAAACCCTGGGCATGCTCGGCGCCGAGGCATTCGAAAAGATGAAGGACACCGCCTACGTGGTGAACGTGGCGCGCGGCGGCCTCGTGGATGAAGCAGCCCTGTTCGAGGCACTGCAGGCAGGAAAGATCGCCGGCGCCGGCGTCGACGTGTTCGTCAAGGAACCCAGCACCGACCTGCCCTTCTTCGCGCTGGACAACGTGGTGGTCACCCCGCACCTGGGCGCCTCCACCGCCGAAGCGCAGGAAAAGGCCGGCATCTCGGTGGCGAAGTCCGTCCGTCTGGCGTTGGCCGGAGAACTGGTGCCCGACGCCGTGAACGTGGCCGGCGGAGTCATCGCCGAAGACGTCCGCCCGGGCATCCCGCTGATCGAAAAGCTCGGCCGGATCTTCACCGCCCTGGCCTCGGATTCCGTGACCGCCATCGACATCGAAGTAGCCGGAGAAATCGCTGCCCTCGATGTGAAGGCACTGGAACTGGCGGCGCTGAAGGGCATCTTCACCGATATCGTGTCCGAGCAGGTTTCCTACGTGAACGCTCCGGTCCTCGCCGAACAGCGCGGCATCGAGGTCCGGTTGCTGACCACCCCGGACGTGGACGACTACCGCAACCTGCTGACCATCCGCGGCGCCCTGTCCGACGGCACCCGGCTGGAAGTGGCCGGCACACTTACCGGCCCCAAGCAGATCCAGAAGCTCGTGGGCGTGAACGGGTACGACCTCGAAATCCCCATCAGCGAGCACCTGGTGGTGCTGCTCTACCAGGACCGTCCCGGCGTCATCGGCGCACTGGGCCGGGTGCTGGGGGAGAAGGACATCAACATTGCCGGCATGCAGGTGGCCCGCAACTCCGAGGGCGGCCAGGCCCTGTCCCTGCTGACCGTGGATTCCTCCGTGCCGCAGGATGTGCTGGAAGCACTGAAACTCGAAATCGGCGCCACCGTGGCCCGCGAGGTGGACCTGCAGGACTAG
- the ilvD gene encoding dihydroxy-acid dehydratase yields the protein MSVDNTPDIKPRSRVVTDGIHAAPARGMFRAIGMGDDDFAKPQIGVASSWNEITPCNLSLNRLATGAKEGIHAGGGFPMQFGTISVSDGISMGHEGMHFSLVSREVIADSVETVMMAERLDGSVLLAGCDKSLPGMLMAAARLDLSSVFLYAGSIMPGFAKMEDGSEREVTLIDAFEAVGACAAGKMSLKDLDSIERAICPGEGACGGMYTANTMACIGEALGMSLPGSAAPPSADRRRDEFARKSGEAVVNLLRKGITARDIMTKKAFENAIAVTMAFGGSTNAVLHLLAIAREAEVDLTLEDFNRIGDTIPHLGDLKPFGRYVMFDVDKIGGVPVIMKALLDAGLIHGDCLTVTGKTVAENLAAINPPDPDGKVLRAMDNPIHKTGGITVLKGSMAPEGAVVKSAGFDADVFEGTARVFEREQGALDALNAGEIHAGDVVVIRYEGPKGGPGMREMLAITGAIKGAGLGKDVLLLTDGRFSGGTTGLCIGHVAPEAVDGGPIAFVKDGDRIRVDIAARSFDLLVDPDELEARKVGWQPLPGKFTKGVLAKYAKMVNSASTGAYCG from the coding sequence ATGAGCGTGGACAACACACCGGACATCAAACCCCGCAGCCGAGTCGTTACGGACGGCATACACGCGGCACCTGCCCGCGGTATGTTCCGTGCCATAGGCATGGGCGACGACGACTTCGCCAAGCCGCAGATCGGCGTCGCCAGTTCCTGGAACGAGATCACTCCCTGCAACCTTTCCCTGAACCGCCTCGCCACCGGCGCCAAGGAAGGCATCCATGCGGGCGGCGGCTTTCCCATGCAGTTCGGCACCATTTCCGTCTCGGACGGTATTTCCATGGGCCACGAAGGCATGCACTTCTCCCTGGTGTCCCGCGAGGTCATAGCGGACTCGGTGGAAACGGTGATGATGGCCGAACGCCTGGACGGCTCCGTGCTGCTTGCCGGCTGCGACAAGTCCCTGCCCGGCATGCTGATGGCCGCAGCACGGCTGGACCTTTCCAGCGTCTTCCTCTACGCCGGCTCGATCATGCCCGGCTTCGCCAAGATGGAGGACGGCAGCGAGCGGGAAGTCACCCTGATTGACGCCTTCGAAGCAGTGGGTGCCTGCGCCGCAGGCAAGATGAGCCTGAAGGACCTCGACTCCATTGAACGGGCCATCTGTCCCGGTGAAGGTGCCTGCGGCGGGATGTACACCGCCAACACCATGGCCTGCATCGGCGAGGCACTGGGCATGTCCCTTCCCGGTTCGGCCGCGCCGCCCTCCGCGGACCGGCGCCGCGACGAGTTTGCCCGCAAGTCCGGCGAAGCAGTGGTCAACCTGCTGCGCAAGGGCATCACCGCCCGCGACATCATGACCAAGAAAGCCTTCGAAAACGCCATCGCCGTCACCATGGCCTTCGGCGGCTCGACCAACGCCGTGCTGCACCTGCTGGCCATCGCCCGCGAAGCGGAAGTGGACCTCACCCTCGAGGACTTCAACCGGATCGGCGACACCATTCCGCACCTGGGCGACCTGAAGCCGTTCGGCCGGTACGTCATGTTCGACGTCGACAAGATCGGCGGCGTGCCCGTGATCATGAAGGCACTGCTCGACGCCGGCCTGATCCACGGCGACTGCCTCACGGTCACGGGCAAGACCGTCGCGGAGAACCTCGCGGCCATAAACCCGCCGGATCCGGACGGGAAAGTCCTGCGAGCCATGGACAACCCCATCCACAAGACCGGCGGCATCACCGTCCTGAAGGGGTCCATGGCTCCGGAAGGCGCCGTGGTCAAGAGCGCAGGGTTCGACGCCGACGTGTTCGAAGGCACCGCACGCGTCTTCGAGCGTGAACAGGGTGCCCTTGACGCCTTGAATGCCGGAGAAATCCACGCCGGCGACGTCGTCGTCATCCGCTACGAGGGCCCCAAGGGCGGACCGGGCATGCGCGAAATGCTCGCCATCACCGGCGCCATCAAGGGTGCGGGCCTGGGCAAGGATGTCCTGCTGCTGACCGACGGCCGCTTCTCCGGCGGCACCACGGGCCTGTGCATCGGCCATGTGGCACCCGAAGCGGTCGACGGCGGCCCCATCGCCTTCGTGAAGGACGGCGACCGGATCCGGGTGGACATTGCTGCCCGCAGCTTCGACCTGCTGGTGGACCCGGACGAGCTCGAAGCCCGCAAGGTCGGCTGGCAGCCGCTGCCCGGGAAGTTCACCAAGGGTGTCCTGGCCAAGTACGCCAAGATGGTGAACTCCGCGTCCACGGGGGCCTACTGCGGTTGA
- a CDS encoding acetolactate synthase large subunit produces MSKGSPISPSLMASKANAAARAAAAKTKDVASSVSAHPEAADERIQGPNNTVPPTEMTGSQAIVRSLEELGVDEVFGLPGGAILPTYDPLMDSTKIRHILVRHEQGAGHAAEGYAMVTGRAGVCIVTSGPGATNLVTAIADAHMDSVPMVAITGQVSSAFIGSDAFQEADIVGITMPITKHSYLVTDAADIPRVLAEAFHIATSGRPGPVLVDIAKDAQQAKTTFSWPPKIDLQGYRTVVRGHSKQVREAARLIAASQRPVFYVGGGVLKANASAELLELAELVGAPVVTTLMARGVFPDSHELHVGMPGMHGSVSAVTALQQSDLLITLGARFDDRVTGVLSSFAPGAKVIHADIDPAEISKNRPADVPIVGSVKEIIPELADAVRGQFETAKPDISAWWAVLDRLRETYPIGYTTPEDGLIAPQKVIERIGAMTGPEGVYVAGVGQHQMWSAQFIKYERPRAWLNSGGLGTMGYSVPAAMGAKVGAPDRVVWAIDGDGCFQMTNQELATCLINNIPIKVAIINNSSLGMVRQWQTLFYESRYSNTDLNTGHDTVRIPDFVKLAEAYGCVGLRCERDEDIDATIAQALEINDRPVVIDFVVSRDSMVWPMVPTGVSNDLIQIARNMTPTWEEED; encoded by the coding sequence ATGAGTAAGGGATCGCCAATCAGCCCTTCGCTGATGGCCTCGAAGGCAAATGCCGCTGCACGCGCCGCGGCAGCCAAGACCAAAGACGTAGCCAGTTCCGTGTCTGCGCATCCGGAAGCCGCGGATGAGCGCATCCAGGGGCCCAACAACACTGTTCCGCCCACCGAGATGACCGGTTCCCAGGCCATCGTCCGTTCGCTCGAGGAACTCGGCGTCGACGAAGTCTTCGGACTGCCTGGCGGCGCCATCCTGCCCACCTATGACCCGCTCATGGATTCCACGAAGATCCGGCACATCCTGGTCCGCCACGAACAGGGCGCCGGTCACGCGGCCGAAGGCTACGCCATGGTGACCGGACGCGCCGGCGTCTGCATCGTGACGTCCGGCCCCGGGGCCACCAACCTCGTCACCGCCATTGCCGACGCGCACATGGACTCGGTTCCGATGGTCGCCATCACCGGGCAGGTCTCCAGCGCGTTCATCGGCTCCGACGCCTTCCAGGAAGCCGACATCGTGGGCATCACGATGCCCATCACCAAGCACTCCTACCTGGTGACGGACGCGGCCGATATTCCCCGCGTGCTGGCCGAAGCCTTCCACATTGCGACGTCGGGCCGTCCCGGTCCGGTCCTCGTGGACATTGCCAAGGATGCGCAGCAGGCGAAAACCACCTTCTCCTGGCCGCCGAAGATCGATCTGCAGGGCTACCGGACGGTGGTCCGGGGACATTCCAAGCAGGTGCGCGAGGCTGCCCGCCTGATTGCCGCCTCGCAGCGGCCCGTGTTCTACGTGGGCGGCGGTGTGCTCAAGGCCAACGCCTCGGCAGAGCTGCTCGAACTGGCCGAACTGGTGGGCGCCCCGGTGGTCACCACCTTGATGGCCCGCGGCGTTTTCCCCGATTCACACGAACTGCACGTCGGCATGCCGGGGATGCACGGGTCGGTTTCGGCCGTGACCGCCCTGCAGCAGTCGGACCTGCTGATCACCCTCGGCGCCCGCTTCGATGACCGGGTCACCGGGGTGCTGAGCTCCTTCGCACCCGGTGCCAAGGTCATCCATGCGGACATCGACCCGGCAGAGATCTCCAAGAACCGGCCGGCGGATGTGCCGATCGTCGGCTCGGTGAAGGAAATCATCCCCGAACTGGCCGACGCCGTGCGCGGACAGTTCGAAACCGCGAAACCCGACATCTCGGCCTGGTGGGCCGTGCTGGACCGGCTGCGCGAAACCTACCCGATCGGTTACACCACTCCCGAAGACGGACTGATTGCCCCGCAGAAAGTCATCGAACGCATCGGTGCGATGACCGGCCCCGAAGGCGTCTATGTGGCCGGCGTGGGCCAGCACCAGATGTGGTCCGCGCAGTTCATCAAGTACGAGCGCCCCCGGGCATGGCTGAACTCCGGCGGCCTGGGCACCATGGGCTATTCGGTGCCGGCAGCCATGGGCGCGAAGGTGGGCGCACCGGACCGGGTGGTCTGGGCCATCGACGGCGACGGCTGCTTCCAGATGACCAACCAGGAACTGGCCACCTGCCTGATCAACAACATCCCGATCAAGGTCGCCATCATCAACAACTCCTCCCTGGGCATGGTCCGGCAGTGGCAGACCCTCTTCTACGAGTCCCGCTACTCCAACACGGACCTGAACACCGGGCATGACACCGTGCGGATCCCGGACTTCGTCAAGCTGGCCGAGGCGTACGGCTGCGTGGGCCTGCGCTGCGAACGCGACGAGGATATCGACGCGACCATCGCGCAGGCGCTGGAGATCAATGACCGCCCCGTCGTGATTGACTTCGTGGTCAGCCGCGACTCGATGGTGTGGCCGATGGTCCCCACCGGGGTCAGCAATGACCTGATCCAGATTGCCCGCAACATGACTCCCACCTGGGAAGAGGAGGACTAG